A genomic stretch from Clavelina lepadiformis chromosome 5, kaClaLepa1.1, whole genome shotgun sequence includes:
- the LOC143459095 gene encoding proteasome subunit alpha type-5-like — MFMTRSEYDRGVNTFSPEGRIFQVEYAIEAIKLGSTAMGIQTSEGVVLAVEKRITSPLIEPASIEKIFEIDRHVGCAMSGLIADSKTMIDKARVEAQNHWFTYDERMNVESITKSVSNLALQFGEEDSEPGAMSRPFGVALLFAGYDEKGPQLFHLDPSGTFVNCLAKAIGSASEGAQTSLEEQYHKSMTLKEATKCVLGILKQVMEEKLTATNVEVASVTKEENYHMFSKAEIEEYMKDL; from the exons atgtttatgacaaGGTCTGAATACGATCGAGGTGTCAACACTTTTTCACCGGAGGGAAGAATCTTTCAAGTAGAATATGCGATTGAAGCAATTAAATTGGGTTCTACCGCTATGGGTATACAGACATCAGAGGGAGTCGTCCTAGCTGTTGAAAAAAGAATCACTTCGCCGTTAATTGAACCTGCTagtattgaaaaaatatttgaaattgatAGGCATGTCG gcTGTGCCATGAGTGGGTTAATAGCTGACTCTAAAACTATGATAGACAAGGCAAGGGTTGAAGCCCAG AATCATTGGTTTACTTATGATGAAAGAATGAATGTTGAGAGCATCACGAAATCAGTTTCAAATCTTGCACTTCAGTTTGGAGAAGAAGATTCTGAACCAGGTGCAATG AGTCGTCCATTTGGCGTTGCATTGTTATTTGCTGGTTACGATGAAAAAGGACCACAATTGTTTCACTTGGATCCGTCTGGGACATTTGTTAACTGCTTGGCCAAAGCTATAGGATCTGCATCAGAAGGTGCCCAGACTTCACTTGAAGAACAATATCATAAG TCAATGACTTTAAAAGAAGCTACAAAGTGTGTCCTGGGAATCCTAAAACAGGTGATGGAAGAGAAATTAACAGCGACCAATGTTGAAGTTGCAAGTGTCACCAAAGAGGAGAATTATCACATGTTTTCTAAAGCAGAAATTGAGGAGTATATGAAAGACTTGTAG
- the LOC143459094 gene encoding RWD domain-containing protein 3-like, with product MNNEPDVSDELKVLASIYCKDGEFLLDEESYGLGELSFTVNLEDVGKMISFSCQLNKDYPTSLPILHVSRPTLKRSEFESFRKDLTAFLETNSLINQPMLTELIEWVRRHVANYETSSHQLAAEMKQLPTASTHLLQLDHMRSKSKYISLLRTWAKDLNLTGGVLFIHNMIFILLHGQKCYVKKFIMQLRTQKVDVDSSGRPCKERMLKVIGEFSGLPCSVSQFEVIHFQTDETFKLYFKKAGLSMVFLNILEPFVGKG from the coding sequence ATGAACAATGAACCTGATGTTAGTGACGAATTGAAAGTACTGGCATCGATTTATTGCAAGGATGGTGAATTCTTGCTGGATGAGGAAAGCTATGGCCTTGGGGAACTCTCGTTTACAGTGAATCTTGAAGATGTTGGAAAAATGATTTCTTTTTCCTGCCAACTGAACAAAGACTACCCAACATCTTTGCCAATTCTGCACGTTTCTAGACCTACGTTAAAACGGAGTGAATTTGAATCTTTTCGGAAAGACCTCACCGCGTTTTTGGAAACCAATTCACTTATTAACCAACCCATGTTAACTGAACTTATTGAGTGGGTGAGACGTCATGTGGCTAACTATGAAACTTCTTCTCATCAACTTGCTGCAGAAATGAAGCAGTTGCCTACTGCTTCGACTCACCTGTTGCAACTGGATCATATGCGCTCGAAGTCCAAGTATATTTCTTTACTTCGTACTTGGGCAAAAGACCTTAACCTAACCGGAGGGGTTCTTTTTATACATAATATGATATTTATTCTACTTCATGGTCAGAAATGTTATGTTAAAAAGTTTATCATGCAATTGCGAACACAAAAGGTCGACGTTGATTCTTCTGGTAGACCGTGTAAAGAAAGAATGCTGAAAGTAATTGGAGAGTTTTCTGGTCTTCCGTGCTCGGTTTCTCAGTTTGAAGTAATACATTTTCAGACCGATGAAACGTTtaagttatattttaaaaaggcCGGGCTTAGTATGGtatttttgaacattttagAACCTTTCGTCGGAAAGGGTTGA
- the LOC143459091 gene encoding monocarboxylate transporter 2-like isoform X1 produces the protein MNPESSKYRWIILGCSFINMGLSWGLLYSVGVLYKGWMTYFESPASYVSFAGALPVSIGCISGPVYGFLAGKLGFRKIGIIGGFLMALGMIISSFADSVLTLCFSFGLVAGFGTGFLAFASCGIINDYFLHDRLLAEGVIGGGLCLGTFGFSLLQQFLQNLYQWQGSLLLAGAVCFHGCLTSMFFIRGNEIANHPFNMWSKSENIQQKQMQDSFNDEQVKGNEKYEAQSGDMDTTNHTTSERRRKQKGLGFLRRSFRLWQNPMFMLLILSDIVSWLATFIPYVHIVDRGRLCNLDENTAAKLSSAIGLAGIVGRPLTGILGNYLRIHPLWCYCAIQMTCGLATFLSSFWSDVYGLFAFAVIFGLSSNGYGMIKASVAVTLGKDHFVDALSWMLLEEGIGIALGPMLAGLIYDVTGSYNWSFRFSGALLMFSALMCLLKPFIERCQQDTNQQEVTYADENENIVL, from the exons ATGAATCCGGAGAGTAGCAAATATAGATGGATTATATTAGGCTGCTCGTTTATAAATATGGGCTTGAGTTGGGGTTTGCTGTATTCGGTTGGGGTATTATATAAAGGCTGGATGACTTACTTTGAATCGCCTGCTAGTTACGTTTCTTTCGCTGGAGCTTTGCCGGTTTCAATAGGATGTATTTCGG GTCCGGTATATGGATTCCTTGCTGGAAAACTCGGTTTCAGAAAGATTGGGATCATTGGTGGCTTTCTTATGGCTTTAGGGATGATTATCAGTTCATTTGCTGACAGTGTCCTGACGTTGTGCTTTTCGTTTGGTCTTGTAGCAG GTTTCGGGACTGGATTTTTGGCATTTGCAAGCTGCGGCATTATCAACGATTACTTTTTGCACGATAGACTGCTAGCAGAAGGTGTTATAGGTGGTGGATTGTGCCTAGGAACTTTCGGATTTTCACTTCTACAACAATTCCTGCAAAACCTTTATCAGTGGCAG GGTTCGTTGTTGTTAGCTGGCGCTGTGTGTTTTCATGGGTGCTTGACAAGCATGTTTTTTATTCGCGGTAACGAAATTGCAAACCATCCTTTTAATATGTGGTCCAAAAGTGAGAATATACagcaaaaacaaatgcaagaTAGTTTCAACGACGAACAAGTAAAAGGCAACGAAAAATATGAAGCACAGTCTGGCGACATGGATACTACAAACCATACTACCAGCGAACGCAGAAGAAAGCAGA AGGGGCTGGGTTTCTTAAGACGTTCTTTTCGACTGTGGCAGAATCCTATGTTCATGCTTCTCATTCTATCTGATATCGTGTCTTGGCTGGCTACCTTCATACCTTATGTGCACATTGTAGACCGAGGGAG gCTGTGCAATCTAGATGAAAACACTGCCGCAAAGCTGTCTTCTGCAATTGGTTTAGCTGGAATTGTTGGTAGGCCTCTGACTGGGATACTTGGCAATTACCTTCGAATTCACCCACTCTGGTGCTATTGTGCGATACAG ATGACCTGTGGCCTTGCCACATTTTTGAGTTCCTTCTGGTCTGACGTTTACGGATTGTTTGCCTTTGCGGTAATTTTTGGCCTTTCAAGCAACGGGTACGGAATGATAAAAGCCAGCGTAGCAGTGACGTTGGGAAAAGATCACTTCGTGGATGCTCTCAGCTGGATGCTTTTGGAAGAAGGAATAGGAATTGCTCTAGGTCCTATGCTGGCGG GTTTAATCTATGATGTAACCGGCTCGTACAATTGGTCGTTTCGTTTTTCCGGAGCATTGTTGATGTTTTCCGCACTAATGTGCTTGCTCAAGCCGTTCATTGAACGGTGCCAACAAGACACAAACCAACAAGAAGTTACCTACGCCGATGAAAACGAAAACATCGTATTATAG
- the LOC143459091 gene encoding monocarboxylate transporter 5-like isoform X2, with amino-acid sequence MALGMIISSFADSVLTLCFSFGLVAGFGTGFLAFASCGIINDYFLHDRLLAEGVIGGGLCLGTFGFSLLQQFLQNLYQWQGSLLLAGAVCFHGCLTSMFFIRGNEIANHPFNMWSKSENIQQKQMQDSFNDEQVKGNEKYEAQSGDMDTTNHTTSERRRKQKGLGFLRRSFRLWQNPMFMLLILSDIVSWLATFIPYVHIVDRGRLCNLDENTAAKLSSAIGLAGIVGRPLTGILGNYLRIHPLWCYCAIQMTCGLATFLSSFWSDVYGLFAFAVIFGLSSNGYGMIKASVAVTLGKDHFVDALSWMLLEEGIGIALGPMLAGLIYDVTGSYNWSFRFSGALLMFSALMCLLKPFIERCQQDTNQQEVTYADENENIVL; translated from the exons ATGGCTTTAGGGATGATTATCAGTTCATTTGCTGACAGTGTCCTGACGTTGTGCTTTTCGTTTGGTCTTGTAGCAG GTTTCGGGACTGGATTTTTGGCATTTGCAAGCTGCGGCATTATCAACGATTACTTTTTGCACGATAGACTGCTAGCAGAAGGTGTTATAGGTGGTGGATTGTGCCTAGGAACTTTCGGATTTTCACTTCTACAACAATTCCTGCAAAACCTTTATCAGTGGCAG GGTTCGTTGTTGTTAGCTGGCGCTGTGTGTTTTCATGGGTGCTTGACAAGCATGTTTTTTATTCGCGGTAACGAAATTGCAAACCATCCTTTTAATATGTGGTCCAAAAGTGAGAATATACagcaaaaacaaatgcaagaTAGTTTCAACGACGAACAAGTAAAAGGCAACGAAAAATATGAAGCACAGTCTGGCGACATGGATACTACAAACCATACTACCAGCGAACGCAGAAGAAAGCAGA AGGGGCTGGGTTTCTTAAGACGTTCTTTTCGACTGTGGCAGAATCCTATGTTCATGCTTCTCATTCTATCTGATATCGTGTCTTGGCTGGCTACCTTCATACCTTATGTGCACATTGTAGACCGAGGGAG gCTGTGCAATCTAGATGAAAACACTGCCGCAAAGCTGTCTTCTGCAATTGGTTTAGCTGGAATTGTTGGTAGGCCTCTGACTGGGATACTTGGCAATTACCTTCGAATTCACCCACTCTGGTGCTATTGTGCGATACAG ATGACCTGTGGCCTTGCCACATTTTTGAGTTCCTTCTGGTCTGACGTTTACGGATTGTTTGCCTTTGCGGTAATTTTTGGCCTTTCAAGCAACGGGTACGGAATGATAAAAGCCAGCGTAGCAGTGACGTTGGGAAAAGATCACTTCGTGGATGCTCTCAGCTGGATGCTTTTGGAAGAAGGAATAGGAATTGCTCTAGGTCCTATGCTGGCGG GTTTAATCTATGATGTAACCGGCTCGTACAATTGGTCGTTTCGTTTTTCCGGAGCATTGTTGATGTTTTCCGCACTAATGTGCTTGCTCAAGCCGTTCATTGAACGGTGCCAACAAGACACAAACCAACAAGAAGTTACCTACGCCGATGAAAACGAAAACATCGTATTATAG
- the LOC143459093 gene encoding monocarboxylate transporter 14-like isoform X1 translates to MEAETCKYRWIILAGAFVNLALTWGLLYSVGVLYKVWISYFNSPASYVSLAGALPVSIGCITGPLYGFLGGKFGFRKCGIMGGFIMASGWIISSFAESVQTLCFTFGAITGFGAGMVAFSTSAIINDYFVRHRLLAEGFMGAGLCFGNFLFSVLQQQLLNNYQWRGALLITGGVCFNACVVCMCFIPGIKIKTHPFNFWPENDMPKYKLPKHNHKEINDKKTEFQSSPVEEKASCLDKTNKLLRETTRNKNNFASRSLQLFSSPVFWMLLISDFLSWTAIYVPYVHLVKRGKLSNLSEDTSAWLSSTVGVAGFVGRPLTGVIGSYFQIYPLWCYVVIQMSCGFATFFSSFWSNTYGLFIFAAMFGFLSNGYGMIKASVALMLGKDCFVDAFSWMLLEEGIGIILGPVLAGFIYDATQSYSWSFRFSGSLLVLSALICFLKPLAEKCEKKIIQHQ, encoded by the exons ATGGAAGCAGAAACTTGTAAATACAGATGGATTATTCTAGCAGGAGCCTTTGTAAATTTAGCCTTGACTTGGGGCCTGCTTTATTCAGTTGGTGTTCTCTACAAAGTCTGGATATCTTATTTTAACTCACCAGCTAGTTACGTTTCTTTGGCTGGAGCTTTGCCGGTGTCAATAGGCTGTATAACAG GACCATTGTACGGATTTTTGGGCGGAAAGTTTGGCTTCCGAAAATGTGGAATAATGGGAGGGTTTATTATGGCTTCGGGATGGATTATCAGTTCATTCGCAGAGAGTGTCCAAACACTGTGTTTTACGTTTGGTGCTATAACGG GCTTTGGAGCAGGAATGGTGGCATTTTCTACCTCGGCGATCATCAATGATTATTTTGTACGTCACAGATTGCTAGCAGAAGGATTTATGGGAGCTGGATTGTGTTTCggaaactttttgttttccgTTTTACAACAACAGTTATTAAATAACTACCAATGGCGA GGGGCGCTGCTTATTACTGGAGGTGTCTGCTTCAATGCTTGTGTGGTTTGCATGTGTTTTATACCTGGAATAAAGATAAAAACACATCCGTTTAACTTCTGGCCCGAAAACGATATGCCAAAGTACAAACTTCCAAAACATAATCACAAAGAAATCAATGATAAGAAAACAGAGTTTCAAAGCAGTCCGGTTGAAGAAAAAGCCTCCTGCTtggataaaacaaacaaacttctACGAGAAACGACAAGAAATA AGAACAACTTTGCCAGCCGTTCTTTGCAATTGTTTTCAAGTCCAGTTTTTTGGATGTTGCTTATATCTGACTTCTTATCGTGGACCGCTATATATGTGCCCTATGTGCATCTTGTCAAAAGAGGGAA ACTGAGCAACCTGAGTGAGGACACTTCTGCATGGTTGTCTTCTACCGTCGGTGTTGCTGGCTTTGTTGGCAGGCCTTTGACAGGAGTAATCGGCAGTTATTTTCAAATCTATCCTCTATGGTGCTACGTCGTTATACAG ATGTCCTGTGGTTTTGCCACATTTTTCAGCTCCTTCTGGTCTAACACTTACGGTTTATTCATATTTGCTGCAATGTTTGGTTTTCTCAGCAATGGATACGGAATGATAAAGGCCAGCGTGGCTTTGATGTTGGGAAAAGATTGTTTTGTGGATGCTTTCAGCTGGATGTTACTCGAAGAAGGAATTGGCATTATATTGGGTCCAGTGTTGGCCG GTTTTATTTATGACGCCACACAGTCTTACAGTTGGTCGTTTCGCTTTTCTGGATCTTTGCTTGTTTTGTCCGCCTTGATATGTTTCTTGAAACCTTTGGCggaaaaatgtgaaaagaaGATCATTCAACATCAATAA
- the LOC143459093 gene encoding monocarboxylate transporter 14-like isoform X2 has translation MEAETCKYRWIILAGAFVNLALTWGLLYSVGVLYKVWISYFNSPASYVSLAGALPVSIGCITGPLYGFLGGKFGFRKCGIMGGFIMASGWIISSFAESVQTLCFTFGAITGFGAGMVAFSTSAIINDYFVRHRLLAEGFMGAGLCFGNFLFSVLQQQLLNNYQWRGALLITGGVCFNACVVCMCFIPGIKIKTHPFNFWPENDMPKYKLPKHNHKEINDKKTEFQSSPVEEKASCLDKTNKLLRETTRNKNNFASRSLQLFSSPVFWMLLISDFLSWTAIYVPYVHLVKRGKLSNLSEDTSAWLSSTVGVAGFVGRPLTGVIGSYFQIYPLWCYVVIQMSCGFATFFSSFWSNTYGLFIFAAMFGFLSNGYGMIKASVALMLGKDCFVDAFSWMLLEEGIGIILGPVLAGLITLS, from the exons ATGGAAGCAGAAACTTGTAAATACAGATGGATTATTCTAGCAGGAGCCTTTGTAAATTTAGCCTTGACTTGGGGCCTGCTTTATTCAGTTGGTGTTCTCTACAAAGTCTGGATATCTTATTTTAACTCACCAGCTAGTTACGTTTCTTTGGCTGGAGCTTTGCCGGTGTCAATAGGCTGTATAACAG GACCATTGTACGGATTTTTGGGCGGAAAGTTTGGCTTCCGAAAATGTGGAATAATGGGAGGGTTTATTATGGCTTCGGGATGGATTATCAGTTCATTCGCAGAGAGTGTCCAAACACTGTGTTTTACGTTTGGTGCTATAACGG GCTTTGGAGCAGGAATGGTGGCATTTTCTACCTCGGCGATCATCAATGATTATTTTGTACGTCACAGATTGCTAGCAGAAGGATTTATGGGAGCTGGATTGTGTTTCggaaactttttgttttccgTTTTACAACAACAGTTATTAAATAACTACCAATGGCGA GGGGCGCTGCTTATTACTGGAGGTGTCTGCTTCAATGCTTGTGTGGTTTGCATGTGTTTTATACCTGGAATAAAGATAAAAACACATCCGTTTAACTTCTGGCCCGAAAACGATATGCCAAAGTACAAACTTCCAAAACATAATCACAAAGAAATCAATGATAAGAAAACAGAGTTTCAAAGCAGTCCGGTTGAAGAAAAAGCCTCCTGCTtggataaaacaaacaaacttctACGAGAAACGACAAGAAATA AGAACAACTTTGCCAGCCGTTCTTTGCAATTGTTTTCAAGTCCAGTTTTTTGGATGTTGCTTATATCTGACTTCTTATCGTGGACCGCTATATATGTGCCCTATGTGCATCTTGTCAAAAGAGGGAA ACTGAGCAACCTGAGTGAGGACACTTCTGCATGGTTGTCTTCTACCGTCGGTGTTGCTGGCTTTGTTGGCAGGCCTTTGACAGGAGTAATCGGCAGTTATTTTCAAATCTATCCTCTATGGTGCTACGTCGTTATACAG ATGTCCTGTGGTTTTGCCACATTTTTCAGCTCCTTCTGGTCTAACACTTACGGTTTATTCATATTTGCTGCAATGTTTGGTTTTCTCAGCAATGGATACGGAATGATAAAGGCCAGCGTGGCTTTGATGTTGGGAAAAGATTGTTTTGTGGATGCTTTCAGCTGGATGTTACTCGAAGAAGGAATTGGCATTATATTGGGTCCAGTGTTGGCCGGTTTGATAACTTTGTCGTAA